From the Brachyspira suanatina genome, the window GAAAAATTAGGTAAAAAAGTTCAATTAGTAGGTGATGACTTGTTCGTTACTAATGTAAAAAGGCTTCAAATGGGATTAGATAAAGGCGTTGCTAACTCTATTCTTATAAAAGTTAACCAAATCGGTACATTAACAGAAACTTTAGATTCTATTGAACTTGCTAAAACTCATAACTATACTGCTGTAGTTTCTCACAGATCTGGTGAAACAGAAGATGCTACTATTGCTGATATAGTTGTAGCTACTAATGCTGGTCAAATCAAAACTGGTTCTGCTTCAAGAAGTGATAGGATTGCAAAATACAATCAATTATTAAGAATCGAAGAAGAATTAGGCAACAGAGCTGTTTACTTAGGTAAAAAAGCTTTCTATAACGTTATAAAATAATGAATATCTGAAATATAAAAATTATTTGCCTCTGTCAAGTTTACTTGTCAAATAATTTTTATTAGCAATAATAAAAAATAAACGAGAGCTGGTAACAATTTATTGTTGCCAGCTTTTTTATGTAGTTTATCGCAGCAACAAGAAAGCGAGTCGTAGCCAGCTAGTGAGTTTACTCACTAGCTTATTATATGGCGTAGACGAGCATAGCAATAATAAATAAAAAGCTTTCTATAACGTTATAAAATAATGAATATCTGAAATATAAAAATTATTTGCCTCTGTCAAGTTTACTTGTCAAATAATTTTTATTAGCAATAATAAAAAATAAACGAGAGCTGGTAACAATTTATTGTTGCCAGCTTTTTTATGTAGTTTATTGTTAGCAATAAAAAAGCGATCCTAAGACAGCCCCAAAGGTCACAGTTGTGCAAATAAATTTATTTATTTGCTGATTATTGAACTTCATCGCGAGCATAGCAATAAAATAAATAAGTGGAGTATAATATTAAACTGTTATGCCTAATTTTTTGCAGTTATAAAAATTTATACTCTATTAAATTCGGTGAAGGCGTATACTGTCATTTACTATAGGATTAAAGCGAGATTTTTTAATTATTTTAATAAAGTAATTTACTGTATAAAAGTTTTTATATGTTTTTATTAGGCAATAATATATACTTTTACAATGCAATAAATTTTTAGTTTATTACATCATGATATGAAATTTGATATTAATGTTTTATTGAAACTGTAAAAATAGATACTTATATAATATTTAATTTAATTAGTTTTAATTGTTTGATTAATCTAACAAAAAAATAAATTTTTAATAAATTTTATTTTTATCTTTAAAAATAGAAAAATATTTATATAATTAAATAGTATATATATTACGATATTAAACATAATTGTCTTTTTTTATATTGAAGGAATAATTATGAGCGATAAATACATAGTATGGGAAGATAAGTACAAAGTAGGATATAAAAGAATAGATGATCAGCATTTAGAATTAATAGAAATAATAAATGATTTGCATGATTGTATGGATAATAGAGATTCCGAAGATGAAGAACTTAAAGCTGAGTTTAAAAAGGCTTTAAGGAAAACAGTAGATTATGTGGCATTCCATTTTTCTTATGAAGAGAAGATAATGCATGTTATTAAATATGATAAATTAATAGAACATTCTTCATACCATAAAGAATTTACGAATACAATTTACAATTATGTCAAATCTTATGAGAGCGGCTCTTTAGATGCTATCAATAATTTAGTACAGTATCTAAAAGATTGGTTTTTGAACCATATTTTAGTTACAGATAAAAAATTTATAAAAGAAGTGAAGGAAGCATTAGAAAAGCTTTCTAAAGAAGAATAAGGAGCTTTATATGGAAGAAATGGTAGAAATTACTGTGAGAAAAGGTTGGATTAAATGGGAAGAAAGATTCAAAACTGGTTATAAAAGAATAGATAATCAGCATAAAGAATTAGTAAACATCATAAACGACCTTTATGAAACGGGTGTAAAAGGCGATATCGGAGATGAAGAAGTACAAAAAGCATTCAAAGAAATCGTAAAAAGAACTATAGATTATGCTACTTATCACTTCGCTTATGAAGAAAAAATTATGAATGCTATAAATTATTCTGCTGCTAAAGACCATATTTCCAAACATAGATCTTTTTCTCTAAAAATAGTTGATGAGGTTAATAGCTATGAAAGAGGTGATAATTTAGTAATTAAAGATTTTATTACCTTTTTAAAAGATTGGCTTTTGAATCATATAGTACTTGAGGATAAAAAATTTATATCTGAAGTAAAAGCTACATTAGCTAAAATGTATGAAGAAGAAATGAATTAAGATATTGCATATAAATAAAGCCTTATAGTAATAGAACTATAAGGCTTTTTATATTTTTATTTTATTATAAATATTTTTCTATTTCTGCAAATGCTTTTCCTGCTTTTTCCTGAATATAAATGTCTACTATGTAATTAGTAAAATTTGATGGCTGAGGATTAATTTCTATGATTCTAGCACCTGCTCTTTTTGCTATATGAGGAATCTGTGCTGCAGGCATTACTTCTCCGCCTGTACCTACTATAATAAATAAATCACTTTTTTGCGCATCTTCTATAGAAGAATTGAAATCTATTGCAGGAAGCTGTTCTCCAAAAAATACAAAATCAGGTTTTAAAGTAGAACCGCATTTCTCGCATGAAGGCGGATCCATAGCAAGTATTTCTTTATTAATTTTATATCTTGTTTTACATTTCATACAAACTGCATATTGGGCTGTACCATGAAGTTCATATACTATTTTGCTTCCGGCTTCCTGATGAAGATTATCAATATTTTGTGTGATCACACTTCTCATAATACCCATCTTTTCTAAATTTGCTAATACTATATGAGCCTTATTAGGTTTAACATCTGTTATAGGATCATAAAAAACTTTTTTCAAAGATTTCCAAGATTCTTTTTGATGCTTTACAAAATATGAAATTTCAGCGAACTGACTTCCATGTTTTTCCCAAAGCCCATTTTCTCCTCTGAAAGGAGGTACACCGCTTTCTACACTTATTCCTGCACCTGTGAAAGATACAGCATATTTTGATTCTTTTATTGTTTGTGCTATTAATTTATAATCTATCATAATATTAACCTAATTATTTATTTTTCAAATTATATAATATAATGTCTTTTTTTCTACAATTTTATTAAAAAAACTTACTTATAAAATTATATATTAATTTTTTATTTTAATATGTAAAGCTATTTTTATTTATAAATTGTTGAAGATTAAAAAATTTTTTTAATGAGAGTATATAAAAATCAAGTATTGCAAATTTATAATTACATTTTGAAACATTTCTAATAAATTTCTATATTGGGTATAGAAATTTATTTCACAATTTTTCATTTTTAAATATAGTAATCTACTTTTTATCATATATTTTCTCTATATAATAAATGAAATTATATATAGAATTTTTAGAAAATCATTTTTGTATAAATATATCTGCCAGAATTATAATTAAAAGATAGACAAATATTTATTTTT encodes:
- a CDS encoding NAD-dependent deacylase, yielding MIDYKLIAQTIKESKYAVSFTGAGISVESGVPPFRGENGLWEKHGSQFAEISYFVKHQKESWKSLKKVFYDPITDVKPNKAHIVLANLEKMGIMRSVITQNIDNLHQEAGSKIVYELHGTAQYAVCMKCKTRYKINKEILAMDPPSCEKCGSTLKPDFVFFGEQLPAIDFNSSIEDAQKSDLFIIVGTGGEVMPAAQIPHIAKRAGARIIEINPQPSNFTNYIVDIYIQEKAGKAFAEIEKYL
- a CDS encoding bacteriohemerythrin gives rise to the protein MSDKYIVWEDKYKVGYKRIDDQHLELIEIINDLHDCMDNRDSEDEELKAEFKKALRKTVDYVAFHFSYEEKIMHVIKYDKLIEHSSYHKEFTNTIYNYVKSYESGSLDAINNLVQYLKDWFLNHILVTDKKFIKEVKEALEKLSKEE
- a CDS encoding bacteriohemerythrin, which codes for MEEMVEITVRKGWIKWEERFKTGYKRIDNQHKELVNIINDLYETGVKGDIGDEEVQKAFKEIVKRTIDYATYHFAYEEKIMNAINYSAAKDHISKHRSFSLKIVDEVNSYERGDNLVIKDFITFLKDWLLNHIVLEDKKFISEVKATLAKMYEEEMN